The Mangifera indica cultivar Alphonso chromosome 8, CATAS_Mindica_2.1, whole genome shotgun sequence genome has a window encoding:
- the LOC123224001 gene encoding LOW QUALITY PROTEIN: vicilin Pis v 3.0101 (The sequence of the model RefSeq protein was modified relative to this genomic sequence to represent the inferred CDS: inserted 1 base in 1 codon; deleted 1 base in 1 codon; substituted 4 bases at 4 genomic stop codons) produces the protein MTLGQFLITFLASKRTPVTLFDYDCTWEGQEGGQXKQLCRFRCQKSYKKEKGQRNYKREDDEDEHFTTKVKTEQGKVVLPKFTQRSKLLRGLEKYRLAVLVANPQSFVVPNHMDIFFVSWGRGTITKILENKRESINVRQEDIISICAGTPFYIINNDENEKLYIVKLLGPVNLPGHNKFHAMLVFHGPGGENPESFYKAFCWEVLEAALKTSKDRLEELFEKQDQGTIMKASKEQIRAISRRGEGPKFWPFTGEXTGSLSLFKKDPSQSNKYGQLFETERRDYPPLEELDIMISYTNITKGGMSVPFYNSRATKIGIVVSGEGRLEIACPHLSSSKSSRPSCKKLSAQLRTKTXFIAPAGHPFVTVASENQNLEILCFEVKAEGNIRYTLAGKKNIIKVMEKEARELAFXTKVEEVDXVFGKQGTKLRQEKQGRAAE, from the exons TGGGAGGGGCAAGAGGGAGGGCAGTAAAAGCAACTGTGTCGCTTCAGGTGTCAGAAGAGCTATAAGAAAGAGAAAGGACAACGGAATTACAAGAGAGAAGATGACGAAGACGAACATTTCACCACCAAAGTCAAGACTGAACAAGGAAAAGTTGTTCTTCCCAAGTTCACTCAAAGATCGAAGCTTCTTCGTGGCTTGGAGAAATACCGTCTAGCCGTTCTCGTTGCGAATCCTCAATCCTTTGTAGTTCCTAACCACATggatattttctttgtttcttggG GTCGAGGAACCATCACCAAGATCCTAGAGAATAAAAGAGAGAGCATTAACGTCAGGCAGGAAGATATCATTAGCATTTGTGCTGGTACtcctttttatattatcaataacgATGAAAATGAGAAGCTTTACATTGTCAAACTCCTCGGGCCAGTCAATCTTCCAGGGCATaataaa TTCCATGCAATGCTGGTATTTCATGGACCAGGCGGAGAAAATCCGGAGTCTTTCTACAAAGCTTTCTGCTGGGAAGTACTCGAAGCCGCACTGAAg ACTTCAAAGGACAGACTTGAGGAATTGTTCGAGAAACAGGACCAGGGAACTATCATGAAAGCCTCCAAAGAACAAATTCGGGCTATAAGCCGGAGAGGTGAAGGTCctaaattttggccatttacAGGGGAATGAACGGGTTCACTCAGTCTCTTTAAAAAGGATCCCTCTCAATCCAACAAATATGGCCAACTCTTTGAAACTGAACGA AGAGATTATCCGCCGCTTGAAGAGCTTGACATTATGATCTCCTACACAAACATCACCAAG GGAGGAATGTCTGTTCCATTCTACAACTCACGGGCAACGAAAATAGGCATTGTTGTTTCAGGAGAGGGACGGCTTGAAATTGCTTGTCCTCATCTCTCCTCTTCCAAAAGCTCTCGCCCAAGTTGCAAGAAATTGAGCGCACAGTTAAGAACCAAGA GGTTCATTGCCCCGGCGGGTCACCCTTTTGTGACTGTTGCTTCGGAAAACCAAAACTTGGAAATCCTGTGCTTTGAAGTAAAGGCAGAGGGCAACATTAGGTACACTCTTGCAGGGAAGAAGAACATTATAAAGGTGATGGAGAAGGAAGCGAGAGAGTTGGCATTTTAAACGAAAGTAGAAGAGGTGGACTAAGTGTTTGGAAAACAAGGCACGAAATTGCGACAAGAAAAACAAGGGCGTGCTGCTGAATGA